From one Salinibacterium hongtaonis genomic stretch:
- a CDS encoding ABC transporter ATP-binding protein translates to MNLTFTVEAGQSLAIVGPSGSGKSTLLSIIAGFTDPSSGELRFDGSRGHIEWAPQASPLLSRRTALDNVMLPTLIRGADPGAARMHASKTLDDLGLGAFAHTPVYRLSGGERQRVGVARAVVSRPRMLLADEPTASLDPYSRTAVIQTLRRCTQEGTAVIIATHDPIVAEQCDTRLDLQLDMP, encoded by the coding sequence ATGAACCTGACATTCACCGTGGAGGCTGGGCAGTCGTTGGCGATTGTCGGCCCGTCCGGTTCGGGAAAATCCACTCTCCTCTCGATCATCGCGGGGTTCACTGACCCCAGCAGCGGCGAACTGCGATTTGACGGGTCCCGCGGGCACATCGAGTGGGCTCCGCAGGCTTCGCCGTTGCTGTCACGGCGAACCGCGCTCGATAACGTGATGCTGCCGACGCTCATCCGCGGGGCTGACCCCGGAGCGGCGAGGATGCATGCCTCCAAGACCTTGGACGATCTTGGGCTCGGCGCATTCGCTCACACTCCGGTGTATCGACTTAGTGGAGGCGAACGTCAGCGCGTTGGCGTGGCTAGAGCAGTGGTGTCGAGGCCACGAATGCTCTTGGCGGACGAACCCACAGCCTCCCTCGATCCATACTCGCGAACGGCCGTTATCCAGACGCTTCGGCGCTGCACCCAGGAGGGTACCGCCGTCATCATCGCCACCCACGATCCAATCGTTGCGGAGCAATGCGACACAAGGCTGGATCTCCAATTGGACATGCCATGA
- a CDS encoding PadR family transcriptional regulator, whose amino-acid sequence MNSANEPGFGLWETVENLHSEFERRVAPRMGRGDVRAGILALLAEGPMHGYQIIREIEKRSNGSWKPSPGSVYPTLQLLADEGLIQSEESDGRKTYSLTESGRGEASTARRAPWEATTASDSTRSKVLPKAAANLAHAVVQVARGGTNEQAQEAVTVIDEARRKIYAILARE is encoded by the coding sequence ATGAACAGCGCAAACGAACCGGGCTTCGGCCTGTGGGAAACGGTAGAGAATCTGCACTCCGAGTTTGAGCGGAGAGTCGCACCTCGGATGGGCCGCGGCGATGTTCGCGCCGGCATCCTTGCCCTCCTCGCAGAAGGACCGATGCATGGATACCAGATCATTCGCGAGATTGAGAAGCGCAGCAACGGTAGCTGGAAACCCAGCCCGGGATCGGTCTACCCGACGCTTCAGCTGCTCGCGGATGAAGGTCTCATCCAGTCCGAAGAGTCCGACGGTCGAAAGACATACTCGCTCACTGAGAGCGGAAGGGGTGAAGCCTCGACCGCTCGGCGCGCACCCTGGGAAGCGACCACCGCTAGTGACAGCACCCGCTCCAAGGTGTTGCCGAAAGCTGCCGCGAACCTCGCCCACGCCGTGGTGCAGGTGGCACGCGGAGGTACCAACGAGCAGGCTCAGGAGGCGGTCACGGTAATCGATGAGGCTCGCCGCAAGATCTACGCGATCCTCGCCCGGGAATGA
- a CDS encoding ABC1 kinase family protein, translated as MATDRHLRARYRKIMRFASRYIVQEWWFEVLLPRVGLARISRRTRARRVSGIARHFQALAVELGGLMIKVGQFMSSRLDVLPPEITSELEGLQDEVPAAPFDDVRELAQADLGVPLERAYSFFDPSPLAAASLGQVHRAKLAPADAELVGFEHVVVKVQRPGIDAIVTVDLAALQKIAGWLNRVAFISRRVDLPALLREFASVSMEEIDYLHEGVNAERFADNFADNPTVLAPTVVWERTTRRVLTLSDVTAIKISDRESLRALGIDPAAVAEGLSSAMFDQIFTYGFFHADPHPGNIFVTPEAGPDSDWALTFVDFGMMGEVPESLREGLRSLVIAVAARDASGLVSSIRAMGMLLPSAESAPLELALGELFDRFGGMGFAELQNIDPSEFKDFGDKFGRTMRSMPFQLPEDLLLIIRAVSLTSGVCTALNPSFNIWTAIEPYAARLTQQESGAAARDLVQQLLTTAGDIARLPRQLDDLSTLIQRGQLAVRTPGLDRRIRSFENLARRVLSAIIFAGLLLGGIYLKQSEQVLGWVLIVGSGIPLINALFAGIRGRGRER; from the coding sequence ATGGCCACGGACCGACACCTCCGCGCCCGATATCGCAAAATTATGCGGTTTGCCTCCCGCTACATCGTGCAGGAGTGGTGGTTCGAGGTGTTGCTGCCTCGCGTCGGGTTGGCGCGGATATCGCGTCGAACTCGTGCGCGGAGAGTGAGCGGAATCGCCCGACATTTTCAGGCTCTGGCCGTTGAACTCGGAGGCCTGATGATCAAGGTCGGGCAGTTCATGTCGTCAAGGCTCGACGTCTTGCCGCCTGAGATCACGAGCGAGCTTGAAGGGCTGCAGGACGAGGTGCCAGCTGCCCCTTTTGACGACGTTCGCGAACTCGCACAAGCCGATCTCGGAGTGCCGCTGGAGCGGGCATACTCGTTCTTCGATCCGTCACCGCTGGCTGCGGCGTCCCTGGGCCAGGTGCACCGGGCGAAACTGGCACCCGCGGACGCGGAGCTAGTGGGTTTCGAGCACGTCGTCGTGAAGGTCCAGCGCCCGGGAATCGACGCGATTGTGACGGTCGACCTTGCCGCGCTGCAGAAAATCGCGGGCTGGCTGAACCGCGTCGCGTTCATTTCGCGACGAGTCGACCTGCCCGCACTGTTGAGGGAGTTTGCCTCAGTCAGCATGGAGGAGATCGACTACCTTCACGAAGGCGTAAATGCCGAACGTTTCGCGGACAACTTTGCCGATAACCCCACAGTGCTGGCGCCGACCGTGGTGTGGGAGCGGACCACACGACGTGTGCTGACACTCTCCGACGTCACGGCGATCAAGATCAGTGACCGGGAGAGTCTTCGGGCATTGGGGATCGACCCGGCGGCGGTCGCTGAGGGGCTGTCGAGCGCCATGTTCGACCAAATCTTCACTTACGGGTTCTTCCATGCAGACCCCCACCCGGGCAACATTTTCGTGACGCCGGAGGCCGGACCCGACTCCGACTGGGCGCTCACCTTTGTGGACTTCGGCATGATGGGCGAAGTTCCCGAATCCCTTAGAGAAGGTTTGCGGAGCCTCGTCATTGCGGTCGCAGCCCGCGACGCCTCGGGTCTGGTCTCTAGCATCCGCGCCATGGGAATGTTGTTGCCCAGCGCGGAAAGTGCCCCGCTCGAGCTGGCACTGGGCGAGCTCTTCGACCGGTTCGGCGGTATGGGCTTTGCCGAACTGCAGAATATTGACCCCAGTGAGTTCAAGGATTTCGGTGACAAGTTCGGTCGGACAATGCGAAGCATGCCGTTTCAGCTTCCCGAGGATCTCCTGCTGATCATCCGCGCAGTCTCACTGACGTCGGGGGTGTGCACGGCGCTCAACCCGTCATTCAACATCTGGACAGCGATCGAGCCGTACGCGGCGCGGCTCACCCAACAAGAGAGCGGAGCTGCGGCGCGCGACCTGGTTCAGCAACTTCTCACGACAGCGGGCGATATTGCGCGCCTTCCTCGGCAGCTGGATGACCTCAGCACGCTGATACAGCGCGGCCAGCTCGCTGTGAGGACTCCGGGGCTAGACCGCCGAATCCGATCATTCGAGAACCTCGCCCGGCGGGTGCTTTCGGCGATCATCTTTGCCGGCCTGCTTCTCGGCGGAATCTACCTCAAGCAGAGCGAGCAAGTGCTCGGCTGGGTGTTAATCGTCGGCTCCGGGATCCCCCTGATCAACGCTCTGTTCGCGGGGATACGTGGGCGGGGGCGTGAACGTTGA
- a CDS encoding DUF808 domain-containing protein, producing the protein MSGGLVALLDDVAALARIAAASLDDVAAGAAKAGVKAAGVVIDDAAVTPQYVSGAQPSRELPMIKRIFWGSLRNKLLIILPALLLISAFIPTVIPFILMLGGTYLCYEGAEKVWHKLRGHSEAKAPAVERGPDAEAKVTKGAITTDFILSCEIMVISMNEVAEESLWLRAVILVVVAFAITILVYGAVALIVKMDDIGLHLTTKKSAGSQRLGALLVKGMPAVLATITLIGTIAMLWVGGHIMLQGVYDLGWHLPYDLVHVLESPFAGVPVVGGFLVWLVNTLCSAVLGLVWGLVAMAVLHPLLAVLPFGKKDDGHEEGAVRAAVGGYRPAQPDVDSHS; encoded by the coding sequence GTGAGCGGCGGTCTCGTCGCCCTGCTGGACGATGTCGCGGCCCTGGCCCGCATCGCGGCCGCCTCCCTGGATGACGTCGCCGCCGGAGCCGCCAAGGCCGGGGTCAAGGCTGCGGGCGTGGTAATCGACGATGCCGCTGTCACCCCCCAATATGTGTCGGGGGCGCAGCCGTCTCGCGAGTTGCCGATGATCAAACGGATCTTCTGGGGGTCGCTCAGAAATAAGCTGCTGATCATCCTGCCGGCGCTGCTGCTCATCAGTGCCTTCATCCCGACGGTGATTCCGTTCATCCTCATGCTGGGCGGCACCTACCTCTGCTACGAGGGAGCGGAGAAGGTGTGGCACAAGCTTCGCGGTCACTCCGAGGCGAAAGCTCCGGCAGTTGAGCGGGGTCCCGACGCGGAGGCGAAGGTCACCAAGGGTGCCATCACGACCGACTTCATCCTCTCCTGCGAGATCATGGTGATCTCGATGAACGAGGTGGCCGAGGAGTCTCTGTGGCTTCGAGCGGTCATTCTGGTCGTCGTCGCGTTCGCGATCACGATCCTCGTCTACGGTGCTGTCGCCCTCATCGTCAAGATGGACGACATCGGCCTGCACCTGACCACCAAAAAGTCAGCGGGTTCGCAGCGTCTTGGCGCGCTGCTCGTCAAGGGGATGCCCGCCGTGCTGGCCACGATCACTCTTATCGGCACGATCGCCATGCTGTGGGTCGGCGGTCACATCATGCTGCAGGGGGTCTACGACCTCGGGTGGCATCTGCCGTATGACCTGGTTCATGTCCTCGAGTCGCCGTTCGCGGGGGTCCCGGTTGTGGGCGGCTTTCTCGTCTGGCTCGTGAACACCCTGTGTTCGGCCGTCCTGGGCCTCGTGTGGGGCCTCGTCGCCATGGCCGTCTTGCACCCCCTTCTCGCTGTTCTGCCGTTCGGCAAGAAGGATGACGGGCACGAGGAAGGCGCTGTTCGCGCAGCGGTCGGCGGGTACCGGCCGGCACAACCGGACGTCGATTCCCACTCCTAG
- a CDS encoding PucR family transcriptional regulator, whose amino-acid sequence MNLTVAQLIALPVLARARPEIVSGHDLEAREVRWVHTSEIYEISSLLHGGEALLTTGLGLVALSPDARRSYIADLAKVGVAAVLLELGRTFPEAPEGLVDEARRVGLPLILLHGVVPFIEVTEVAHALLLGGELEALRVSSAVTERLLQALGEGSGLVGLTGLLSEIAGCPASLYAADSSLVAGVPLDLPHEPAPSEATPLRVAVIAAGTVWGELVLEAEASPRLRAIAESAAHVLGAEAARSHAIPVSRDQARTELLRDIVTGRYTGAAELATRALGAGLTVRPDHKTVALCVRPRSARSAASTVMIAAREAARRVLGAALVAEVEGDVLVAAIIRPAELRPVVARFAHAVEAELRSTSGGGVMVSAAQPVDDIPALVSAFPSARETARLAMRLTPAAQVVLAMDFALYQLLSSLVDDEVLERFVNDQLGPLLTHDARTGAGLVMTLDSYLAAGLSKTKTAEALGIRRQTLYGRLERISRMLGGLDLDNRERRTALDLALVSWRLRVSAASGS is encoded by the coding sequence GTGAACCTGACCGTCGCCCAGCTCATCGCTTTGCCCGTGCTCGCGCGAGCCAGACCAGAGATCGTGTCTGGCCATGATCTTGAGGCCCGCGAAGTGCGCTGGGTGCACACGAGCGAGATCTATGAAATCTCGTCGCTGCTGCACGGGGGAGAGGCCCTGCTCACCACCGGCCTAGGGCTGGTGGCGCTGAGTCCGGATGCTCGGCGCAGCTATATCGCCGATCTGGCCAAGGTCGGAGTAGCGGCAGTTCTGTTAGAACTCGGGCGCACCTTTCCCGAGGCCCCGGAGGGCCTCGTCGACGAAGCCCGACGGGTCGGCCTGCCGCTGATTTTGCTTCACGGCGTCGTTCCGTTTATCGAGGTGACCGAGGTCGCGCACGCCCTCCTGCTCGGTGGCGAACTCGAAGCTCTGCGCGTCTCCTCGGCCGTCACCGAGCGACTGCTGCAAGCACTCGGCGAGGGCTCCGGACTCGTCGGACTAACCGGGCTCCTGAGTGAGATTGCCGGATGCCCCGCGTCGCTCTACGCAGCCGACTCCAGCCTCGTAGCGGGGGTGCCGCTGGACTTGCCTCATGAGCCCGCCCCCAGCGAGGCCACCCCGCTGCGCGTTGCGGTCATCGCGGCCGGAACCGTCTGGGGAGAGCTTGTGCTCGAAGCCGAAGCTTCTCCGCGGCTGCGAGCCATCGCCGAAAGCGCCGCACACGTTCTCGGAGCCGAAGCCGCCCGATCCCACGCGATACCCGTCAGCCGCGATCAGGCCCGCACCGAGCTCCTCCGCGACATCGTGACGGGGCGATACACGGGCGCTGCCGAACTCGCGACCCGCGCGCTCGGAGCGGGGCTCACCGTGCGCCCCGACCACAAAACGGTTGCCCTCTGCGTGCGCCCCCGCTCCGCACGATCAGCGGCGAGCACCGTCATGATCGCTGCGCGAGAGGCGGCCCGACGCGTGCTCGGCGCCGCCCTGGTGGCCGAAGTCGAGGGGGATGTGCTTGTTGCCGCGATCATCCGGCCGGCCGAACTGCGCCCCGTCGTCGCCCGGTTTGCCCACGCCGTCGAGGCCGAACTGCGGTCAACGTCGGGCGGCGGTGTCATGGTGAGCGCCGCCCAGCCCGTTGACGATATCCCTGCCCTCGTGAGCGCTTTTCCCAGCGCTCGAGAGACCGCGCGGCTCGCGATGCGTTTGACCCCCGCGGCCCAAGTGGTTTTGGCCATGGATTTTGCCCTCTACCAACTGCTGTCGTCACTCGTCGACGACGAAGTTCTTGAGCGATTCGTCAACGACCAACTCGGCCCCCTGCTGACCCACGATGCGCGCACCGGTGCCGGGCTTGTGATGACGCTTGATTCCTATCTGGCCGCGGGGTTATCGAAGACCAAAACGGCTGAGGCGCTCGGCATCCGGCGACAAACCCTCTATGGCCGACTAGAGCGCATCAGCCGCATGCTGGGCGGTCTCGACCTCGACAACCGCGAACGCCGCACGGCCCTCGACCTTGCCCTCGTCAGCTGGAGACTGCGGGTCTCGGCTGCGAGCGGCTCGTAA
- a CDS encoding BMP family protein, whose amino-acid sequence MTLGSPRTPGYVKRGLTALSLASVAALVLAGCGGTTGAEPAADGESASGLPLVFGAYATPLEEPWDGAIHAALESAEKDGLIEYKHIDNLHTADEMERALRDIASNQSPDIIIGDAFAAEDAVREVAAEYPDIAFAFGSGGSEQAPNFSVFDNWMQDPAYLAGMLAGGLTESNTIGVVGAMPIPEVNRIVNAFIAGVGETNPAATVTVSFINSFFDPATAKQAAEAAIAGGADVLFAERDGVIAAASEHSIPVFGMMVDQEDQAPDYVASSLLWNVRPTVDAIVEAVVAGNYKGVNLAEYSFMVNGGSSLAPINSATVYEIPADLIAKVEARQAEILDGTFETPINENAPAGSTTVGK is encoded by the coding sequence ATGACCCTAGGCTCACCGCGCACCCCCGGCTATGTGAAACGCGGACTCACAGCCCTCAGCCTCGCATCCGTCGCCGCTCTTGTGCTGGCTGGCTGTGGTGGAACGACCGGAGCAGAGCCTGCGGCTGACGGTGAATCGGCCAGCGGTCTGCCCCTCGTCTTTGGCGCCTATGCGACCCCGCTCGAAGAGCCGTGGGATGGAGCAATCCACGCCGCGCTCGAATCCGCCGAAAAGGACGGCCTGATCGAGTACAAGCACATCGATAACCTGCACACGGCAGACGAGATGGAGCGGGCGCTGCGCGACATCGCGTCAAACCAGAGCCCCGACATCATCATCGGAGACGCCTTCGCTGCCGAAGATGCCGTGCGTGAGGTCGCCGCCGAGTACCCCGACATCGCCTTTGCCTTCGGCTCCGGTGGCTCCGAGCAGGCACCCAACTTCAGCGTGTTCGACAACTGGATGCAGGACCCCGCCTACCTCGCTGGCATGCTCGCGGGCGGACTCACCGAGTCCAACACGATCGGCGTCGTCGGTGCCATGCCGATTCCCGAGGTAAACCGCATCGTCAACGCCTTCATCGCTGGCGTCGGTGAGACGAACCCTGCGGCCACGGTTACCGTCTCATTCATCAACTCGTTCTTCGACCCCGCCACCGCCAAGCAGGCGGCCGAAGCGGCAATCGCCGGTGGAGCCGACGTGCTGTTTGCCGAGCGCGACGGCGTTATCGCTGCAGCATCGGAGCACAGCATCCCTGTCTTCGGAATGATGGTCGACCAGGAGGACCAGGCCCCGGATTACGTCGCCTCGTCGCTGCTCTGGAACGTGCGCCCCACCGTTGACGCCATTGTCGAGGCCGTCGTGGCTGGCAACTACAAGGGCGTAAACCTGGCCGAATATTCGTTCATGGTGAATGGCGGCAGCTCGCTCGCCCCGATCAACTCCGCCACGGTCTACGAAATCCCGGCCGATCTGATCGCGAAGGTCGAGGCGCGCCAGGCCGAGATCCTCGACGGAACCTTCGAGACCCCGATCAACGAGAACGCGCCGGCAGGCTCGACCACAGTAGGCAAATAG
- a CDS encoding ABC transporter ATP-binding protein, protein MSVTPETGARSSVAAPPDPQQVPLAELVDITKTFGPVVANDGISLSVMPGEVHALLGENGAGKSTLTRILYGLSQPDSGEIRVGGLATRITSPADAMASGIGMVTQEFSLVDTMTVTENLMLAGVGLGRVDVAAAREKVLAAAARIGVSIDPDAIVEDLSVGQRQRVEIVKALFHDCRVLILDEPTAVLVPQDVEQLFDSISRLTSAGMGVIFISHKLHEVTSIADRISILRRGRIVASRPAAGLDPRAIAALMVGAEVSTPAPTNDTDNQAAPTATPAITPDATPGIADAAALQITDLTLETGGSRVLDAVSLTVKPGEILGIAGVSGNGQTELVNVLCGTLAAERGSVMVAQTEIGGLDPAGRIRAGLGRLTEDRKGSVIPALSVAQNLVLEDLDRFTKGPFLNRRAVKDHVNGLIERFDIRAQPGDPVRSLSGGNMQKVLLARAISRGPKALVASQPTRGLDIGACNYVYSQLRALRDNGAGILLISEDLDELLGICDRIAVIYSGRIVGELPASEATPEALGLLMTGHTSTDYGTAVATRTDERP, encoded by the coding sequence GTGTCAGTAACACCCGAGACGGGGGCGCGGTCCAGCGTGGCCGCGCCCCCCGACCCGCAACAAGTCCCCCTCGCTGAGCTTGTCGATATCACCAAGACGTTCGGCCCCGTCGTGGCCAATGACGGCATCTCGCTGTCGGTAATGCCCGGCGAGGTGCACGCACTGCTGGGCGAAAACGGCGCCGGCAAGTCCACCCTGACCCGCATTCTCTATGGGCTCAGCCAGCCCGACAGCGGCGAGATTCGTGTCGGTGGGCTCGCCACGCGCATAACCTCGCCAGCGGATGCCATGGCATCCGGCATCGGCATGGTCACCCAGGAATTCTCGCTCGTCGACACCATGACGGTGACCGAAAACCTGATGCTCGCCGGGGTCGGACTCGGCAGGGTCGATGTAGCCGCGGCGCGGGAGAAGGTTCTCGCCGCCGCCGCGCGCATCGGCGTGTCGATTGATCCGGATGCCATCGTCGAAGACCTCTCGGTCGGCCAGCGCCAACGGGTCGAGATCGTGAAGGCCCTGTTCCACGACTGCCGGGTGCTCATTCTCGACGAACCGACCGCAGTGCTCGTGCCGCAAGACGTCGAGCAACTCTTCGATTCGATCAGCAGACTCACGTCGGCGGGCATGGGCGTGATCTTCATCTCGCACAAGCTCCACGAGGTCACCAGCATCGCGGACCGCATCAGCATCCTGCGCCGGGGACGCATCGTGGCGTCACGACCCGCAGCGGGCCTCGACCCCCGCGCCATCGCGGCACTGATGGTCGGTGCAGAGGTCAGCACGCCAGCGCCCACCAACGACACCGACAACCAGGCGGCGCCCACAGCGACACCCGCAATCACTCCTGACGCAACCCCAGGGATCGCGGATGCCGCAGCCCTGCAGATCACCGACCTCACTCTCGAGACGGGTGGTTCTCGAGTGCTCGATGCCGTGAGCCTCACCGTGAAGCCGGGCGAGATCCTCGGCATTGCCGGAGTATCCGGCAACGGCCAAACCGAGCTGGTGAATGTGCTCTGCGGCACCCTCGCCGCCGAGCGCGGCTCGGTTATGGTCGCGCAGACCGAGATCGGCGGCCTCGACCCGGCCGGGCGCATTCGTGCCGGGCTCGGACGCCTGACCGAAGACCGCAAGGGCAGCGTCATTCCCGCACTGAGCGTGGCCCAGAACCTGGTGCTCGAAGACCTTGATCGCTTCACCAAGGGTCCGTTCCTCAACCGCCGCGCGGTGAAGGACCATGTGAATGGGCTGATCGAACGGTTTGACATTCGGGCGCAGCCCGGCGACCCCGTGCGCTCACTCTCGGGCGGCAACATGCAGAAGGTGCTGCTCGCGCGGGCCATCTCGCGCGGGCCAAAGGCGCTCGTCGCCTCGCAACCGACACGGGGGCTCGACATTGGTGCCTGCAACTACGTCTACTCGCAGTTGCGTGCCCTCCGCGATAACGGCGCCGGCATTCTGCTGATCTCTGAAGACCTCGACGAGCTTCTCGGAATCTGTGATCGCATCGCCGTCATTTACTCCGGTCGCATCGTCGGCGAACTACCCGCCTCTGAGGCCACACCCGAAGCTCTTGGCCTGCTTATGACAGGCCACACCAGCACTGACTACGGCACTGCCGTTGCGACAAGGACGGATGAACGACCGTGA
- a CDS encoding ABC transporter permease produces the protein MRILLRARESRWLAPAAVLIAVAITLLITAGPIRLAGANPVAAYERYLVTPLSTLNGVTEVLLASTPLIFTGLAVAIAFRVGYYNIGAEGQFLAGAIAATVPGLYLPDLPAALALPLALGAGFIGGAVWAFLPAWLKRHAKIDEVVTTLLLNPVALLLVQGLLNGPWRNSASGFPDSDTYGPGYTLPPVTDGSRVHWGLIIALILVAGTWIVMSFTPLGLRLRAAGQAPAAAQFSGIPVARLQWRCALISGGIAGMGGASQVLGVQHQLTAGISNGYGYTGIVVATLGALTAGGVLLVALLLGTIAVGAQNASISLQLPTQMGAIVSSTLLLAVVSLMALRRYRVVFGRRRPSGGPSLDETVATASEPDAAAKVGVR, from the coding sequence GTGAGAATCCTGCTGCGTGCCAGGGAGTCGCGGTGGCTAGCACCGGCGGCGGTGCTCATCGCTGTGGCCATCACCCTGCTGATAACCGCCGGACCCATTCGCCTCGCTGGCGCCAACCCCGTGGCCGCCTACGAGCGCTATCTGGTGACCCCGCTGTCGACGCTCAACGGCGTCACCGAGGTGCTGCTGGCATCCACTCCCCTGATTTTCACGGGACTTGCCGTGGCGATCGCCTTTCGGGTCGGCTACTACAACATCGGCGCTGAGGGACAGTTTCTTGCTGGCGCGATCGCCGCAACGGTGCCCGGGCTGTACCTGCCCGACCTGCCCGCAGCGCTCGCGCTCCCCCTTGCGCTCGGGGCTGGCTTCATCGGTGGTGCTGTTTGGGCGTTTCTTCCCGCCTGGCTCAAACGTCACGCCAAGATCGACGAGGTTGTGACGACGCTGCTTCTCAACCCGGTCGCACTGTTGCTCGTGCAGGGTCTGCTCAACGGCCCCTGGCGCAATTCGGCGAGCGGGTTTCCTGACTCAGACACCTACGGCCCCGGCTACACGTTGCCGCCGGTTACCGACGGCAGCCGCGTGCACTGGGGGCTCATCATTGCCCTGATTCTGGTGGCCGGCACGTGGATTGTCATGTCGTTCACCCCGCTCGGGCTCAGGCTTCGTGCGGCCGGACAGGCGCCCGCGGCAGCCCAGTTCTCGGGCATCCCTGTTGCCCGGCTGCAGTGGAGGTGCGCTCTCATCTCGGGTGGCATCGCAGGAATGGGGGGCGCGAGCCAGGTGCTCGGCGTACAGCACCAGCTCACCGCCGGAATCTCCAACGGCTACGGCTATACGGGCATCGTCGTGGCGACCCTCGGGGCGCTCACGGCGGGCGGCGTGCTGCTTGTCGCCCTGCTGCTTGGCACGATCGCCGTTGGCGCTCAGAACGCCTCGATCTCGCTGCAGTTGCCCACACAGATGGGAGCGATTGTGAGCTCCACGCTTCTGCTCGCCGTGGTGTCACTGATGGCCCTGCGCCGCTACCGCGTGGTGTTCGGTCGACGGCGCCCGAGTGGTGGGCCCTCCCTAGACGAAACGGTCGCGACCGCCTCTGAACCGGATGCTGCGGCGAAAGTTGGTGTGCGCTGA
- a CDS encoding ABC transporter permease — MDFPLFAVLAAMFTIATPLVWAALGAVINERAGILNLGIEGTMYAGAFCGFFAAATSGSVWFGLAAAVIAGALAGALMGLLTVTLGVNQHVAGIGTTLLLVAACNFANRLLFSSGSQTITAKFDRLFAGGGMLSQYPLTYVAFLLLAPALWWVLRSSGFGLRLRAVGENPEAADAAGIPVARTRYAALIIGGAMMAIGGSFLTLSLLGTFTIDIVSGRGWICIALVIFARWKVWPAVAGALLFAVTDALQLQLAISPLFSGVPNELLIAFPYLVVIAALAIWGRGIRYPGAYLKPYRRA, encoded by the coding sequence ATGGACTTTCCCCTATTCGCCGTTCTTGCGGCCATGTTCACCATCGCAACCCCGCTGGTCTGGGCCGCGCTCGGTGCGGTGATCAACGAGCGGGCCGGAATCTTGAACCTCGGCATCGAGGGAACCATGTACGCGGGCGCGTTCTGCGGTTTCTTCGCTGCTGCGACGAGTGGCTCGGTGTGGTTCGGGCTCGCCGCCGCGGTCATCGCCGGTGCTCTCGCCGGTGCGCTCATGGGTCTGCTCACCGTGACGCTGGGCGTCAACCAGCACGTGGCCGGCATCGGCACCACCCTGCTTCTGGTCGCCGCCTGCAACTTTGCCAACCGGTTGCTCTTCAGCAGCGGCTCGCAGACGATCACCGCAAAGTTCGACAGGCTGTTCGCGGGCGGGGGCATGCTGTCGCAGTATCCGCTGACCTATGTGGCCTTCCTCCTGCTCGCCCCCGCGCTCTGGTGGGTGCTGCGGTCGAGCGGATTCGGGCTTCGGCTTCGCGCCGTCGGTGAGAACCCGGAGGCGGCGGATGCTGCCGGCATCCCGGTCGCCCGCACCCGCTATGCGGCGCTGATTATCGGTGGCGCCATGATGGCGATCGGTGGCTCGTTTCTCACGCTGTCGTTGCTTGGCACGTTCACCATCGACATTGTCAGCGGTCGCGGGTGGATCTGCATCGCGCTCGTCATCTTTGCCCGGTGGAAGGTGTGGCCCGCGGTTGCGGGGGCACTGCTGTTCGCGGTGACCGATGCCCTGCAGTTGCAGCTCGCGATCTCGCCGCTTTTCAGTGGCGTTCCCAACGAACTGCTGATCGCGTTTCCCTACCTCGTCGTGATCGCTGCGCTTGCGATCTGGGGTCGGGGCATCCGCTATCCCGGGGCATACCTCAAGCCCTATCGGCGCGCCTGA
- a CDS encoding nucleoside deaminase, producing the protein MNTNDATALPPLTALPPLTESQLAEGLSAAISEARLGRAEGGIPIGAALVVDGKVIATGHNRRIQNESSVHHGETNCLENAGRLPASVYARATMFTTLSPCDMCTGAILLYKIPRVVVGENANFYGGEDYLRQRGVEVVVVDDAECRQLMADFIEAEPALWNEDIGV; encoded by the coding sequence ATGAACACTAACGATGCAACCGCACTGCCTCCACTGACCGCGCTGCCCCCACTGACTGAGTCGCAGCTGGCTGAGGGACTCAGTGCAGCGATCAGTGAGGCCCGACTCGGGCGCGCTGAGGGGGGCATCCCGATCGGCGCTGCGCTCGTTGTCGATGGCAAGGTCATTGCCACCGGCCACAATCGCCGAATCCAGAATGAAAGCTCGGTGCACCACGGCGAGACCAACTGCCTCGAGAACGCCGGACGACTGCCCGCAAGTGTCTACGCCCGCGCGACAATGTTCACCACCCTGTCACCGTGCGACATGTGCACGGGAGCGATCTTGCTCTACAAGATCCCCCGTGTTGTTGTCGGTGAGAACGCCAACTTTTATGGCGGTGAGGACTATCTGCGACAGCGAGGGGTCGAGGTTGTCGTCGTCGACGATGCCGAATGCCGCCAGCTTATGGCCGACTTCATCGAGGCGGAGCCCGCACTCTGGAACGAAGACATCGGGGTCTAA